One genomic window of Helicobacter canis includes the following:
- a CDS encoding patatin-like phospholipase family protein — protein sequence MHTQSLAPTPAKKLALVLGGGGSKGAYQVGAYRALRELGFSFDLVTGVSIGALNGAMIVQGDFDKASALWESLDVEKVIGKGLNLTTDIDYYFNNVQKLLPFLKSYTQNKGMDTAPLWEIITTHLDYAKLSSSAMDFGLLCVEVPSFQACEQTKATLSKQSLAHWVMASASCFPAFPIYNINGKSYIDGGYYDNLPIDLAFKMGASEVIAISLHNDFVTKYDSNPLVRHIRPSRYLGTMLDFSQDSIARNIKLGYLDTKRYFGKLVGLRFAFMPLDEVDSSTFRALSRRLLASLLAKELDKNAPSSSTLARFGTQLASTGIISKITSTTPFCDMLLSTLKPYNATHISLEQLTLALLESYMQLMNYDETKTYNALEVFAKAKRDLAYIAQGSATSRLDSSLDSSVGQEIARAYALLQDKKPETSLFDEFGEKLLCAMLAFALGYEEGARI from the coding sequence ATGCACACCCAGAGTCTAGCCCCCACCCCTGCTAAAAAGCTCGCACTCGTGCTAGGAGGCGGCGGCTCAAAGGGCGCGTATCAAGTAGGCGCGTATAGGGCATTACGCGAACTTGGATTTAGCTTTGATCTTGTTACAGGTGTGTCCATTGGCGCGTTAAATGGCGCGATGATCGTGCAAGGGGACTTTGACAAAGCTAGCGCATTGTGGGAGAGCCTTGATGTAGAGAAAGTCATAGGCAAGGGCTTAAATCTCACCACCGATATAGACTACTACTTCAATAATGTCCAAAAGCTCCTGCCATTTCTCAAGTCCTACACGCAAAACAAAGGTATGGATACTGCGCCCTTGTGGGAGATCATCACCACGCATTTAGACTATGCAAAGCTTTCTAGCTCGGCTATGGATTTTGGGCTTTTGTGCGTGGAGGTGCCTAGCTTTCAAGCGTGCGAGCAGACCAAAGCGACTTTAAGCAAGCAAAGCCTAGCGCATTGGGTGATGGCTTCTGCTTCGTGCTTCCCGGCGTTTCCTATCTATAATATCAATGGCAAAAGCTACATTGATGGAGGGTATTATGATAATCTGCCTATCGATCTAGCTTTCAAAATGGGGGCGAGTGAAGTCATCGCCATTTCTTTGCATAATGATTTTGTAACCAAATATGATAGCAACCCACTTGTGCGCCATATCCGCCCATCTCGCTATCTAGGCACGATGCTGGATTTCTCACAAGACTCTATCGCGCGAAATATCAAGCTAGGCTATTTAGACACTAAGCGGTATTTTGGCAAGCTTGTGGGCTTGCGCTTTGCGTTTATGCCGTTAGATGAAGTGGATTCTAGCACCTTTCGCGCGCTTTCACGCAGGCTGCTTGCTAGCCTTTTGGCAAAAGAGCTTGATAAAAACGCCCCATCAAGCAGCACTCTAGCACGCTTTGGCACACAGCTTGCAAGCACAGGGATCATCTCTAAAATCACTTCTACCACGCCATTTTGTGATATGCTCCTAAGCACGCTTAAGCCCTATAATGCCACGCATATAAGCCTAGAGCAGCTCACCCTTGCTCTACTAGAATCCTATATGCAGCTTATGAATTATGATGAGACAAAGACTTATAACGCCCTAGAAGTCTTCGCCAAAGCCAAGCGCGACCTAGCCTATATCGCCCAAGGCAGTGCTACTTCTAGGCTAGATTCTAGCTTGGATTCTAGCGTGGGGCAGGAGATCGCACGCGCTTATGCACTCTTGCAAGACAAAAAGCCAGAGACTTCGCTCTTTGATGAGTTTGGGGAGAAGCTTTTGTGCGCTATGCTGGCTTTTGCGCTAGGGTATGAAGAGGGAGCTAGAATCTAG